The Pan troglodytes isolate AG18354 chromosome 1, NHGRI_mPanTro3-v2.0_pri, whole genome shotgun sequence genome includes a region encoding these proteins:
- the LOC129136057 gene encoding small ribosomal subunit protein uS8-like, with amino-acid sequence MNVLADALKSINNAKKRGKSQVLIRPCSKVIVRFLTVMMKHGYIGKFEITDDHRAGKIVVNLTGRLNKCGEISPRFDVQRKDLEKWQNNLLPSRQFGFIVLTTSAGIMDHEEAR; translated from the coding sequence ATGAATGTCCTGGCTGATGCTCTCAAGAGCATCAACAATGCCAAAAAGAGAGGCAAAAGCCAGGTGCTTATTAGGCCGTGCTCCAAAGTCATCGTCCGGTTTCTCACCGTGATGATGAAGCATGGTTACATTGGCAAATTTGAAATCACTGATGATCACAGAGCTGGGAAAATTGTTGTGAACCTCACAGGCAGGCTAAACAAGTGTGGAGAGATCAGCCCCAGATTTGATGTGCAACGCAAAGATCtagaaaaatggcaaaataatCTGCTTCCATCCCGCCAGTTTGGTTTCATTGTACTGACAACCTCAGCTGGCATCATGGACCATGAAGAAGCAAGATGA